A genome region from Thermomonospora amylolytica includes the following:
- a CDS encoding DUF397 domain-containing protein, translating into MGDLPSSQRLQWRKSSYSATGNEACVELADLGRVVGIRDSKDPEGPVLSVTRDGLAALLDAARRA; encoded by the coding sequence ATGGGCGACCTCCCCAGCTCGCAGCGTCTGCAGTGGCGCAAGAGCAGCTACAGTGCCACCGGCAACGAAGCCTGCGTCGAGCTGGCCGACCTCGGCCGGGTCGTCGGCATCCGCGACTCCAAGGATCCCGAGGGTCCCGTTCTCAGCGTCACGCGCGATGGCCTGGCCGCTTTGCTGGACGCCGCCCGCCGGGCCTGA
- a CDS encoding acyl-CoA dehydrogenase — MGHYKSNLRDLEFNLFEVFNRQELLGKGPYADLDEDTARSILEEVDRLATGVIADSFEEGDRNPPTFDPATGQVTMPEGFKKSFQAYMDAEWYRLDLLPELGGTGAPRTLTWAVAEEILGANPPIYMFSAGPGFAQILWQLGTPEQKRFAELALERKWGATMVLTEPDAGSDVGAGRTKAIQQPDGTWHIEGVKRFITSAEHDMAENIFHLVLARPEGAGPGTKGLSMFLVPKYLVDLETGELGERNGVYVTNLEKKMGIKVSTTCELTFGEKHPAVGYLVGDVHEGIKQMFLVIEYARMMVGTKAIATLSTGYLNALEYAKQRVQGADMTRMTDKTAPRVTITHHPDVRRSLMTQKAYAEGMRALVLFTATFQDQVQIAQHEGREDKLAEKLNDLLLPIVKGFGSERAYELLGAESLQTLGGSGFLQEYPIEQYIRDSKIDTLYEGTTAIQGLDLFFRKILRDNGEALKVLTDQIREFVASEAGNGRLKNERALLGQALENVEGIITPMVGWALASMENPKEIYKVGLNTTRLLLALGDLVVGWLLCRQAEIALQRLGGELPEADRDFYTGKVAAAQFFCANVLPRIAADRAATEATTLDVMELPESAF; from the coding sequence ATGGGGCACTACAAGAGCAACCTCCGTGACCTGGAGTTCAACCTCTTCGAGGTGTTCAACCGTCAGGAGCTGCTCGGCAAGGGGCCGTACGCGGACCTGGACGAGGACACCGCCCGCAGCATCCTGGAGGAGGTCGACCGGCTGGCGACCGGCGTGATCGCCGACTCCTTCGAGGAGGGCGACCGCAACCCGCCGACGTTCGACCCGGCGACCGGCCAGGTCACCATGCCGGAGGGCTTCAAGAAGAGCTTCCAGGCGTACATGGACGCCGAGTGGTACCGCCTGGACCTGCTGCCCGAGCTGGGCGGCACCGGCGCCCCGCGGACCCTCACCTGGGCGGTGGCCGAGGAGATCCTGGGCGCCAACCCGCCGATCTACATGTTCTCCGCCGGCCCCGGCTTCGCCCAGATCCTCTGGCAGCTCGGCACCCCCGAGCAGAAGCGGTTCGCCGAGCTGGCGCTGGAGCGCAAGTGGGGCGCCACCATGGTGCTGACCGAGCCGGACGCCGGCTCCGACGTGGGCGCCGGCCGCACCAAGGCGATTCAGCAGCCCGACGGCACCTGGCACATCGAGGGCGTCAAGCGCTTCATCACCTCGGCCGAGCACGACATGGCCGAGAACATCTTCCACCTGGTGCTGGCGCGCCCCGAGGGCGCCGGCCCCGGGACCAAGGGCCTGTCGATGTTCCTGGTGCCCAAGTACCTGGTCGACCTGGAGACCGGCGAGCTGGGCGAGCGCAACGGCGTCTACGTCACCAACCTCGAGAAGAAGATGGGCATCAAGGTCTCCACGACCTGCGAGCTCACCTTCGGCGAGAAGCACCCGGCGGTCGGCTACCTGGTCGGCGACGTGCACGAGGGCATCAAGCAGATGTTCCTCGTCATCGAGTACGCCCGGATGATGGTCGGCACCAAGGCCATCGCCACCCTGTCCACCGGCTACCTCAACGCGCTGGAGTACGCCAAGCAGCGGGTGCAGGGCGCCGACATGACCCGGATGACCGACAAGACGGCGCCCCGGGTCACCATCACCCACCACCCCGACGTGCGGCGCAGCCTGATGACCCAGAAGGCCTACGCCGAGGGCATGCGGGCGCTGGTGCTGTTCACCGCCACCTTCCAGGACCAGGTGCAGATCGCGCAGCACGAGGGCCGCGAGGACAAGCTGGCCGAGAAGCTGAACGACCTGCTGCTGCCGATCGTCAAGGGCTTCGGCTCCGAGCGGGCCTACGAACTGCTGGGCGCGGAGTCCCTGCAGACCCTGGGCGGCTCGGGCTTCCTGCAGGAGTACCCGATCGAGCAGTACATCCGGGACTCCAAGATCGACACCCTGTACGAGGGCACCACCGCCATCCAGGGCCTGGACCTGTTCTTCCGCAAGATCCTGCGGGACAACGGCGAGGCCCTGAAGGTGCTGACGGACCAGATCAGGGAGTTCGTGGCCAGCGAGGCGGGCAACGGCCGGCTCAAGAACGAGCGGGCCCTGCTCGGCCAGGCGCTGGAGAACGTCGAGGGCATCATCACCCCGATGGTCGGGTGGGCGCTGGCCTCGATGGAGAACCCCAAGGAGATCTACAAGGTCGGGCTCAACACCACCCGCCTGCTGCTGGCCCTCGGCGACCTGGTGGTCGGCTGGCTGCTGTGCCGCCAGGCCGAGATCGCCCTGCAGCGGCTGGGCGGGGAGCTGCCGGAGGCCGACCGCGACTTCTACACCGGCAAGGTCGCCGCGGCCCAGTTCTTCTGCGCCAACGTGCTGCCCCGGATCGCCGCCGACCGCGCGGCCACCGAGGCCACCACGCTGGACGTCATGGAGCTGCCCGAGAGCGCCTTCTGA
- a CDS encoding gas vesicle protein, translating into MPGRPPQQGSVVSSYGGGRADRQPANLGDILERVLDKGIVIAGDIRVNLLDIELLTIKLRLLIVSVETAKELGIDWWEHDPWLSGRQRELEEENRRLRNRLEALEGGERGTRAVRAPQEEQEEQEEQEEPAEERRAGSEEPRD; encoded by the coding sequence ATGCCGGGCCGGCCGCCGCAGCAGGGCTCCGTCGTCTCGTCCTACGGCGGGGGCCGTGCCGACCGCCAGCCCGCCAACCTCGGCGACATCCTGGAACGGGTGCTGGACAAGGGCATCGTCATCGCGGGCGACATCCGGGTGAACCTGCTCGACATCGAGCTGCTGACCATCAAGCTGCGGCTGCTGATCGTGTCCGTGGAGACGGCCAAGGAGCTGGGGATCGACTGGTGGGAGCACGACCCCTGGCTGAGCGGGCGGCAGCGCGAGCTGGAGGAGGAGAACCGGCGGCTGCGCAACCGGCTCGAGGCCCTGGAGGGCGGCGAACGCGGGACCCGGGCGGTGCGTGCTCCCCAGGAGGAGCAGGAGGAGCAGGAAGAACAGGAGGAGCCGGCCGAGGAGCGCAGGGCCGGGTCGGAGGAACCCCGTGACTGA
- a CDS encoding gas vesicle protein, whose translation MTVERSTAYPAPAAGYPRGDDLPAGERMTAERATLVDLLDRLLAGGVVLQGDLTLSIADVDLVRISLRVLIASVGEDGEPIGRA comes from the coding sequence ATGACGGTCGAACGCTCCACGGCGTACCCCGCGCCGGCGGCCGGATACCCGCGCGGCGACGACCTGCCGGCCGGGGAGCGGATGACCGCCGAGCGGGCCACGCTCGTCGATCTGCTGGACCGGCTGCTGGCCGGCGGGGTCGTCCTGCAGGGGGACCTGACGCTGTCCATCGCCGACGTCGACCTGGTACGGATCTCGCTGCGGGTGCTGATCGCCTCGGTGGGCGAGGACGGGGAGCCGATCGGCCGTGCCTGA
- a CDS encoding GvpL/GvpF family gas vesicle protein: MTDTGTYLYAIARSTGEGLTEGLSGVAGEPVRTVGHEDLIGVVGTVPLSEFGERALRRNLEDLGWLEATARAHHRVVDAVARRTTTAPVRLVTVYRGDEQVRDLLERGFAEFAETLDMVAGRQEWGVKVYANPQTAAAPARSGSSGASAGRRPGAAYLERRRTGLRTREEAWRRAVAHAEHVDRTLSDLAVARRLHRPQDPQLSGRSEWMVLNAAYLVDDERGGEFASTAGSLSTPEIEVELTGPWAPYSFTVLESGGPDAEGP; the protein is encoded by the coding sequence GTGACTGATACCGGAACCTACCTGTACGCCATCGCCAGGAGCACCGGGGAGGGCCTGACGGAGGGACTGTCCGGTGTCGCCGGGGAACCCGTGCGGACGGTGGGGCACGAGGATCTGATCGGCGTCGTCGGCACGGTGCCCCTGTCGGAGTTCGGCGAGCGGGCGCTGCGGCGCAACCTGGAGGACCTCGGCTGGCTGGAGGCCACCGCCCGCGCCCATCATCGCGTGGTCGACGCGGTGGCCCGGCGCACCACCACCGCGCCGGTGCGGCTGGTGACCGTCTACCGGGGCGACGAGCAGGTGCGCGATCTGCTGGAGCGGGGCTTCGCGGAGTTCGCCGAGACGCTCGACATGGTGGCCGGGCGGCAGGAGTGGGGGGTCAAGGTCTACGCGAATCCGCAGACGGCCGCGGCCCCCGCCCGTTCCGGGTCCTCGGGCGCCTCGGCGGGCCGCCGCCCCGGGGCGGCCTATCTGGAACGCCGCCGGACCGGCCTGCGCACCCGCGAGGAGGCCTGGCGCCGGGCGGTGGCGCACGCCGAACACGTCGACAGGACGCTGTCGGACCTCGCGGTGGCCAGACGGCTGCACCGCCCCCAGGACCCCCAGTTGTCCGGCCGCAGCGAGTGGATGGTGCTCAACGCCGCCTACCTCGTCGACGACGAACGCGGCGGCGAGTTCGCCTCCACCGCCGGATCCCTGAGCACCCCGGAGATCGAGGTCGAGCTCACCGGCCCCTGGGCCCCCTACTCCTTCACCGTCCTGGAGTCCGGCGGGCCGGACGCGGAGGGCCCGTGA
- a CDS encoding helix-turn-helix domain-containing protein: protein MEQGPTTRQRRLAAELRRLREAAGLTIDQAASALGWPHSKLSKIETARQIPKIPDVEAILEAYGGTNEAIKLALLKLAREVRQRGWWAPYGDVLAGSYAELEFAADRIRMWQPQLIPGLLQTEDYARTIIAGGIPDQPAEVDRRLQVRMTRRVMLSKQNPPQLEFILAEEVLRRPIGGREVMREQLGALLVASSRPNVRIRVVPIAVGHYPSIGTGPLVLFEFDEGTVMNLDVAYQETMSGGMYIEDIAQVRACSVLYGRIADVALSEAESAALIRTTMKEI, encoded by the coding sequence ATGGAGCAGGGACCGACTACACGCCAGCGCAGATTGGCCGCTGAACTCCGCCGCCTCCGTGAGGCCGCCGGCCTCACGATCGACCAGGCCGCCAGCGCTCTCGGCTGGCCTCATTCGAAGCTCAGCAAGATCGAGACCGCCAGGCAGATCCCGAAGATCCCCGACGTTGAGGCGATCTTGGAGGCCTATGGGGGCACCAACGAAGCGATCAAGCTCGCGCTGCTGAAGCTGGCCAGGGAAGTCCGCCAGCGCGGATGGTGGGCGCCCTACGGAGACGTCTTGGCCGGCAGCTACGCCGAACTCGAATTCGCTGCCGACCGCATCCGCATGTGGCAGCCCCAGCTCATCCCCGGCCTGCTCCAGACTGAGGACTATGCGCGGACGATCATTGCTGGTGGGATCCCTGACCAGCCGGCCGAGGTCGACCGGCGGCTCCAGGTCCGCATGACGCGACGGGTGATGCTCTCCAAGCAGAACCCGCCGCAACTGGAATTCATCCTCGCCGAGGAGGTGCTCCGCCGTCCGATCGGCGGCAGGGAGGTGATGCGCGAACAGTTGGGTGCGCTCCTGGTGGCCAGCAGTCGGCCGAACGTACGGATCCGGGTTGTGCCGATCGCCGTTGGCCACTATCCCTCGATCGGCACTGGTCCCCTGGTCTTGTTCGAGTTCGACGAAGGCACGGTCATGAACCTGGATGTGGCTTACCAGGAGACCATGTCGGGCGGGATGTACATCGAGGACATCGCGCAGGTACGTGCTTGTAGCGTGTTGTACGGACGCATTGCCGATGTGGCCCTCTCTGAGGCGGAGTCGGCTGCGCTGATCCGTACCACCATGAAGGAGATCTGA
- a CDS encoding gas vesicle protein K: protein MPEPPRDDFRDDFRDGFRVTRAAPPEHDGPRVGGRRIETDPENVQRDLTRLVLTVVELVRQLVERQCIRRFERGDLTDEQVEAIGTTLMRLEEAMDELCERFGLSPSDLNLDLGPLGTLLPPRD from the coding sequence GTGCCTGAGCCGCCGCGCGACGACTTCCGGGACGATTTCCGGGACGGCTTCCGGGTGACCCGCGCCGCCCCGCCGGAGCATGACGGGCCGCGGGTCGGCGGCCGGCGCATCGAGACCGACCCCGAGAACGTCCAGCGCGACCTGACCCGGCTGGTGCTCACCGTGGTCGAACTGGTCCGCCAGCTCGTGGAGCGGCAGTGCATCCGCCGGTTCGAGCGGGGCGACCTGACCGACGAGCAGGTCGAGGCGATCGGCACCACCCTGATGCGCCTCGAGGAGGCCATGGACGAACTGTGCGAGCGGTTCGGCCTGTCCCCGAGCGACCTCAACCTCGACCTCGGCCCGCTGGGCACCCTGCTGCCGCCGCGGGACTGA